In the Pseudomonas orientalis genome, one interval contains:
- a CDS encoding transposase, with the protein MMRKSYSSEVKLNAASMVLDQNMPVPEVCASLDIGPTALRRWVEQVRKERAGSTMTGTKAITTDQKKIQELQALLRQKDRDIEILKKASVLLLLDSKDHSL; encoded by the coding sequence ATGATGCGAAAGTCCTATTCCAGTGAGGTCAAACTCAACGCTGCAAGCATGGTGCTTGATCAAAACATGCCTGTTCCCGAAGTTTGCGCCAGTTTGGATATTGGCCCTACGGCTTTGCGTCGCTGGGTCGAGCAGGTGCGTAAAGAGCGCGCCGGATCCACGATGACGGGCACAAAAGCAATTACTACCGATCAGAAGAAAATTCAGGAACTCCAAGCCCTGCTCAGGCAGAAAGATCGAGATATCGAAATCCTAAAAAAGGCCAGTGTTCTCCTGCTTTTGGACTCCAAAGATCATTCCCTCTGA
- a CDS encoding IS3 family transposase, whose product MTDCCRVFEVNRSSYYAWRQRQGKINLEREALKVVLVKYHKASRGSAGARTLSEDLRGAGHQVGRYMARSLMKEAGIASRQRRPHKYKSSGVESLVAEHELEREFYVADINKVWCADITYIQLGKRWLYFSVVLDLFARRVVGWSYSLVADATLATESLRMAVELRGRPKGVLFHSDQGCQYTSHKFRAELQAHELKQSMSRKGQCWDNAPMERFFGSLKSEWVPEKGYSSEYEARADINRYVARYNSVRRHSYNGYHSPIAAEKLAA is encoded by the coding sequence ATTACAGATTGCTGTCGTGTTTTTGAAGTCAACCGCAGCAGCTACTACGCCTGGCGCCAGCGCCAGGGAAAAATCAACCTGGAGCGCGAAGCGCTCAAGGTTGTTCTCGTTAAGTACCACAAGGCCTCAAGAGGATCGGCTGGAGCGCGAACCCTTTCTGAAGACCTGCGAGGTGCAGGCCATCAGGTGGGGCGTTACATGGCTCGCAGCTTGATGAAGGAAGCCGGGATTGCCAGCCGCCAACGCAGGCCCCACAAATACAAATCGTCAGGCGTGGAGTCTCTGGTGGCTGAGCATGAACTGGAGCGCGAGTTCTACGTAGCGGACATCAACAAGGTCTGGTGCGCGGACATCACCTATATCCAGCTCGGTAAGCGCTGGCTCTACTTCTCGGTAGTTTTGGACCTGTTTGCCCGCCGAGTGGTGGGGTGGTCGTATTCACTGGTCGCTGATGCGACGTTGGCTACTGAGTCACTGCGCATGGCTGTTGAATTGAGAGGGAGGCCTAAAGGTGTGCTGTTTCATTCCGACCAAGGCTGCCAGTACACCAGTCATAAATTCAGGGCTGAATTGCAGGCCCATGAGCTCAAGCAGAGCATGAGTCGAAAAGGGCAGTGCTGGGATAATGCCCCGATGGAGCGTTTCTTTGGCAGCTTGAAGTCCGAGTGGGTGCCCGAGAAAGGCTACAGCTCGGAGTACGAAGCTCGGGCAGATATCAACCGATATGTGGCGCGCTACAACAGTGTAAGGCGCCACAGTTACAACGGTTACCACTCACCGATAGCGGCGGAAAAGCTAGCGGCGTGA
- a CDS encoding PTS transporter subunit EIIB — protein MFEKLQQAFWKALTPDLIVETVAAPAPAGEGLLSVDVLSALGGEANLISQQRVALTRVRVQLKEAGRLDEQALKAAGVPGVMVLTGGVVHLLTGLQS, from the coding sequence ATGTTCGAGAAATTGCAGCAGGCGTTCTGGAAAGCCCTGACGCCGGATTTGATTGTGGAGACAGTCGCGGCGCCGGCGCCGGCGGGGGAGGGCCTGTTATCGGTCGATGTGCTGAGCGCACTGGGCGGTGAGGCAAACCTCATTTCGCAACAACGCGTGGCGCTGACGCGGGTGCGGGTGCAGTTGAAAGAGGCGGGGCGGTTGGATGAACAGGCGTTGAAGGCAGCGGGCGTACCGGGCGTCATGGTGTTGACGGGAGGCGTCGTCCATCTGCTGACCGGTCTCCAATCCTAG
- the ptsP gene encoding phosphoenolpyruvate--protein phosphotransferase produces the protein MNPSQPVELLAPLSGMLLALDQVPDPVFSSRMIGDGVCIDPTSQTLCAPLAGMISNIQDSGHAVSVTDDNGVQVLMHIGLDSVSLAGKGFTRLVEEGQRVTAGQALIEFDADYVALNARSLLTLMLVVSGEPFVVLAAQGEMVEEGRPVLRLSPGEAATDSIEEQGSALFSKPLTLLNAHGLHARPAAVLAQAAKGFSSSIYLHKQTQSANAKSLVAIMALQTVRGDTLQVSAAGEDAEAAIRALAALLAEGCGEAVVAAAEPVEPVTPVSSAALLRGICASPGSAFGQVVQVAEPELLITEAGTGEAAERDALMRGLLAANEALQRLQAGATGSAQADIFRAHQELLEDPTLLEQAHLLLAKGKSAAFAWNSATAATAKLFQGLGNTLLAERAADLSDVGQRVLKLILGVEDRAWALPERAILIAEQLTPSQTANLDTSKVLGFVTVGGGATSHVAILARALGIPALCGAPADVLALAEGTQVLLDADRGELHLEPDQVDIDHSQAARERQGLRRQREVAEAALAAVTRDGHHVDVTANVASLQEVEQSLALGGAGVGLLRSEFLYLDRNRAPSPAEQAGTYRTIARALGTERNLVVRTLDVGGDKPLAYVPMEAETNPFLGVRGIRLCLERPELLREQLRAILACAGLARLHIMLPMVSLLAELHLARKMLEEEARALGLSELPKLGIMIEVPSAALMADVFAPHVDFFSIGTNDLTQYTLAMDRDHPRLASQADSFHPAVLRLIASTVKAAHAHGKWVGVCGALASETLAVPVLIGLGVDELSVSVPLIPSIKATVRELDLADCQVIARQVLGLEEAGQVREALRLYHAATVETSSVVEH, from the coding sequence ATGAACCCCTCTCAACCCGTGGAACTGCTGGCACCCCTGTCCGGGATGCTGCTGGCATTGGATCAGGTGCCAGACCCGGTATTTTCCAGTCGCATGATTGGCGACGGCGTGTGCATCGATCCCACCTCGCAGACGCTCTGTGCACCCTTGGCCGGGATGATCAGCAATATCCAGGACAGCGGCCATGCGGTCAGCGTCACCGACGACAACGGCGTGCAGGTGCTGATGCATATCGGCCTGGACAGCGTGAGCCTGGCAGGCAAGGGCTTCACCCGCCTGGTCGAAGAGGGCCAGCGCGTGACGGCCGGCCAAGCATTGATCGAGTTCGACGCCGACTATGTGGCGCTCAATGCGCGCAGTTTGCTGACCTTGATGCTGGTGGTCAGTGGCGAGCCGTTTGTGGTGCTGGCGGCGCAGGGCGAAATGGTTGAAGAGGGTCGGCCAGTGCTGCGACTCTCCCCCGGCGAGGCAGCGACAGACTCGATTGAGGAGCAGGGCTCGGCGCTGTTCTCCAAACCGCTGACCTTGCTCAATGCCCACGGCTTGCACGCTCGCCCTGCGGCGGTGTTGGCCCAGGCGGCGAAAGGTTTCAGTTCGAGCATTTACCTGCACAAGCAAACCCAGAGCGCCAACGCCAAGTCGTTGGTGGCAATCATGGCGCTGCAAACCGTGCGGGGCGACACCTTGCAGGTGAGTGCGGCGGGGGAGGACGCCGAGGCCGCGATCCGGGCATTGGCGGCTTTATTGGCCGAGGGCTGTGGCGAAGCGGTGGTGGCTGCGGCCGAGCCGGTTGAACCGGTTACGCCGGTATCCTCGGCTGCACTGCTGCGCGGCATCTGTGCGTCACCCGGTTCGGCGTTCGGTCAAGTGGTCCAAGTGGCTGAGCCTGAGCTGTTGATTACTGAAGCCGGCACGGGCGAAGCCGCCGAGCGCGATGCATTGATGCGTGGCCTGCTGGCGGCGAATGAAGCGTTGCAACGCTTGCAGGCCGGCGCCACCGGCAGTGCCCAGGCCGATATCTTCCGCGCCCATCAGGAACTGCTGGAAGACCCGACACTGCTCGAGCAGGCCCACCTGTTGCTGGCCAAGGGCAAAAGCGCGGCATTTGCCTGGAACAGCGCCACCGCCGCCACGGCTAAATTGTTTCAGGGGCTGGGCAATACGTTGCTCGCCGAGCGTGCCGCAGACCTGTCCGATGTCGGCCAACGCGTGCTCAAACTGATTCTGGGGGTTGAGGATCGCGCCTGGGCGCTGCCGGAGCGGGCAATCTTGATCGCCGAGCAACTGACCCCCTCGCAAACCGCGAATCTCGACACCAGCAAGGTGTTGGGATTTGTTACGGTCGGCGGCGGGGCGACCAGTCACGTCGCCATCCTCGCCCGAGCACTGGGCATCCCCGCCCTCTGTGGTGCGCCCGCTGACGTATTGGCGTTGGCCGAGGGTACGCAGGTGCTGCTTGACGCCGACAGGGGCGAACTGCATCTGGAGCCGGACCAGGTCGACATCGACCACTCCCAGGCTGCCCGTGAGCGGCAAGGGTTGCGACGTCAGCGCGAAGTGGCCGAGGCCGCACTGGCTGCCGTCACCCGCGACGGCCATCACGTCGACGTCACGGCCAACGTCGCCTCGTTGCAGGAAGTGGAGCAGTCCCTGGCCCTGGGCGGCGCAGGCGTCGGTCTGCTGCGTTCGGAATTTCTCTACCTGGACCGCAATCGCGCGCCCAGCCCGGCCGAGCAGGCCGGCACCTATCGCACCATTGCCCGTGCCCTGGGCACCGAGCGCAATCTGGTGGTGCGCACCCTGGATGTCGGCGGCGACAAGCCACTGGCCTATGTACCGATGGAAGCCGAAACCAACCCGTTCCTGGGCGTGCGCGGTATTCGCCTGTGCCTGGAGCGGCCGGAACTGCTGCGTGAGCAGTTGCGTGCAATCCTTGCCTGTGCCGGGCTGGCGCGGCTGCACATTATGTTGCCGATGGTGAGCCTGCTTGCGGAGCTGCATCTGGCGCGCAAGATGCTTGAAGAGGAGGCGCGGGCACTCGGGCTCAGCGAGTTGCCGAAGCTGGGCATCATGATTGAAGTGCCGTCCGCCGCGTTGATGGCGGATGTGTTCGCCCCCCATGTGGATTTCTTTTCCATCGGCACCAATGACCTGACCCAATACACCCTGGCCATGGATCGCGATCACCCACGCCTGGCCAGTCAGGCCGACAGTTTTCACCCGGCGGTGCTGCGCCTGATCGCCAGCACCGTCAAGGCTGCCCATGCCCACGGCAAGTGGGTGGGCGTCTGCGGTGCGCTGGCCTCCGAAACCCTGGCGGTGCCGGTGCTGATCGGTTTGGGGGTGGATGAACTGTCGGTCAGCGTACCCTTGATCCCGAGCATCAAGGCCACCGTACGTGAACTGGACCTGGCCGACTGCCAGGTCATCGCCCGCCAGGTGCTGGGCCTGGAAGAAGCCGGCCAGGTGCGTGAGGCCCTGCGCCTGTACCACGCCGCCACCGTTGAAACCTCATCTGTCGTGGAGCACTGA
- a CDS encoding maltoporin — translation MKTTIKLGLVASCLSLPFGAQALEFGGYLRSGAGTSTGSGKQQCFQLPGAQTKYRLGNECEQYGELELRQDLLTFDDGSVLSVDAMASLYNKYDRALKFQGENNGSARMPQMYAQWSNLPSLNGGSLWAGRRYYKRNDIHISDFYYWNQSATGGGVEDVLIGGLKYSYALSRKDNLYQKEHATRHDFNVAGFNTNPGGELEFGLSYIQKAGGRDTNSGWALTAQHVQSAFLGGKNKFALQYGEGPGTGLGYTGNTRLDKSSKSYRAVEFFDWQLTPRFGGQAQAVYQKDVRPGRQDQNWLSLGVRPAYAISEQFKLVTELGHDQVEATGGTRKLSKFTFAPTWSPKGPEFWARPEVRLYYTYATWNQAAKRAANELAAGSALSDTGAYGTARHGSNMGVQVEYWWK, via the coding sequence ATGAAAACAACAATAAAGCTGGGCCTCGTTGCATCCTGCCTGAGCCTGCCCTTCGGCGCTCAAGCCCTTGAGTTTGGAGGCTACCTGCGCAGCGGCGCGGGCACCTCTACCGGCAGCGGCAAGCAGCAGTGCTTCCAATTGCCGGGCGCGCAAACCAAATACCGCTTGGGCAACGAATGCGAACAGTACGGTGAACTGGAATTGCGCCAGGACCTGCTGACCTTCGACGATGGCTCGGTGCTCAGCGTCGATGCCATGGCGTCGCTCTATAACAAGTACGACCGCGCCCTGAAATTCCAGGGCGAGAACAACGGCTCTGCGCGTATGCCGCAGATGTACGCGCAGTGGTCCAACCTGCCCAGCCTCAATGGCGGTTCGCTGTGGGCCGGGCGGCGTTACTACAAACGTAACGACATCCATATCTCCGACTTCTACTACTGGAACCAGAGCGCAACCGGCGGGGGCGTCGAGGATGTGCTGATCGGCGGCTTGAAATACAGCTACGCGCTGTCACGCAAAGACAACCTGTACCAGAAGGAACACGCCACCCGTCATGACTTCAACGTGGCCGGTTTCAACACCAACCCCGGCGGCGAACTGGAGTTTGGCTTGAGCTACATCCAGAAGGCCGGCGGGCGTGACACCAACAGCGGGTGGGCCCTGACTGCGCAGCATGTACAGAGCGCGTTCCTGGGCGGCAAGAACAAGTTCGCCCTGCAGTATGGCGAAGGCCCCGGCACCGGCCTGGGCTACACCGGCAATACGCGGTTGGACAAGAGCAGCAAGAGCTACCGAGCCGTGGAGTTTTTCGACTGGCAACTGACCCCGCGTTTTGGCGGGCAGGCCCAGGCGGTGTACCAGAAGGATGTGCGCCCGGGGCGTCAGGACCAGAACTGGCTGTCGCTCGGCGTGCGCCCGGCGTATGCCATCAGCGAGCAATTCAAACTGGTCACCGAGCTGGGGCACGATCAGGTCGAGGCCACGGGCGGTACGCGCAAGCTGAGCAAGTTCACCTTCGCGCCGACCTGGTCGCCCAAGGGGCCGGAGTTCTGGGCGCGGCCGGAAGTGCGCTTGTACTACACCTACGCCACTTGGAACCAGGCGGCCAAGCGCGCGGCGAATGAACTGGCGGCAGGTTCGGCGTTGTCCGACACCGGGGCCTACGGCACGGCGCGGCATGGCTCGAACATGGGCGTGCAAGTTGAGTACTGGTGGAAATAA
- the treC gene encoding alpha,alpha-phosphotrehalase yields the protein MQTWQHSVIYQIYPKSFHSHAGNATGDLLGIVDKLDYLQWLGIDCLWVTPFLRSPQRDNGYDISDYYAIDPSYGTMADCDLLISEAARRGIRLMLDIVVNHTSIEHEWFQQARSSLDNPYRDFYIWRDQPNNWESKFGGSAWEYEAQTGQYYLHLFDHTQADLNWDNPRVRAEVFKMMRFWRDKGVGGFRLDVINLISKPADFPDDHTDGRRFYTDGPNVHQYLQQMHREVFEGHDLINVGEMSSTSLEHCIRYSNPASKELSMTFNFHHLKVDYPNLQKWVKAEFDFLQLKQILSDWQVGMQAGGGWNALFWCNHDQPRVVSRFGDDGEHRVASAKMLATALHLLQGTPYVYQGEELGMTNPGFDRIEQYRDVETLNIFRLKRNAGESEASSMAAIMQKSRDNGRTPMQWSSQPNAGFSSGEPWIGIPSNAAQINVEHQLEDPDSVLHHYRALIALRRHEPLIQKGVYRELLPGHPQVWAYLREGRGERLLVVNNFYGTPCEIQLPDQVINAASEQRLLISNYPDCAVRTGAVLLRPYESFVLHLTG from the coding sequence ATGCAAACCTGGCAACACTCGGTGATCTACCAGATCTACCCCAAAAGCTTCCACAGCCACGCGGGTAATGCCACGGGTGACCTGCTGGGCATTGTGGACAAGCTCGACTACCTGCAATGGCTGGGCATCGATTGCCTGTGGGTCACCCCGTTCCTGCGCTCACCGCAACGCGACAATGGCTACGACATCAGCGACTACTACGCCATCGATCCCAGCTACGGAACCATGGCTGATTGCGACCTGCTGATCAGCGAAGCGGCCAGGCGCGGCATCCGGTTGATGCTCGATATCGTGGTCAACCACACCTCCATCGAGCATGAGTGGTTCCAGCAGGCGCGCAGCAGCCTCGACAACCCTTACCGCGACTTCTACATCTGGCGCGATCAGCCGAACAACTGGGAATCCAAGTTCGGCGGCTCGGCCTGGGAATACGAGGCGCAAACTGGCCAGTACTACCTGCACCTGTTCGACCACACCCAGGCCGACCTCAACTGGGACAACCCCAGGGTGCGCGCCGAAGTCTTCAAGATGATGCGCTTCTGGCGTGACAAGGGCGTGGGGGGCTTTCGCCTGGACGTGATCAACCTGATCTCCAAGCCCGCTGACTTTCCCGACGACCACACCGATGGCCGGCGCTTCTACACCGACGGCCCGAACGTTCATCAATACCTGCAACAAATGCACCGCGAAGTCTTCGAGGGCCATGACCTGATCAATGTCGGTGAAATGTCCTCCACCAGCCTGGAGCACTGCATTCGCTACTCCAATCCGGCATCGAAAGAATTGTCGATGACCTTCAACTTTCATCACCTGAAAGTCGATTACCCGAACCTGCAGAAGTGGGTGAAGGCCGAGTTCGATTTCCTGCAACTCAAGCAGATCCTCTCCGACTGGCAGGTGGGTATGCAGGCCGGTGGCGGCTGGAACGCGCTGTTCTGGTGTAACCACGACCAGCCACGGGTGGTCTCGCGGTTTGGGGATGACGGCGAGCATCGCGTGGCCTCGGCCAAAATGCTCGCCACCGCGCTGCACTTGCTCCAGGGCACGCCTTATGTGTACCAGGGCGAAGAGCTGGGCATGACCAATCCGGGCTTCGACAGGATCGAGCAATACCGCGATGTGGAAACCCTGAACATCTTTCGCCTCAAGCGCAATGCCGGTGAGTCCGAAGCCTCGAGCATGGCCGCGATCATGCAGAAGTCTCGCGACAACGGCCGCACACCGATGCAGTGGAGCAGTCAACCCAATGCCGGTTTCAGCAGCGGCGAACCGTGGATCGGCATCCCCTCCAATGCCGCGCAGATCAACGTCGAGCACCAGCTGGAGGACCCTGATTCCGTGCTGCATCACTACCGCGCGTTGATCGCCTTGCGTCGCCATGAACCCCTGATCCAGAAAGGCGTTTATCGCGAACTGCTGCCAGGTCATCCCCAGGTCTGGGCCTACCTGCGCGAAGGCCGTGGCGAACGCTTGCTGGTGGTCAACAACTTCTACGGCACACCGTGTGAAATCCAATTGCCCGACCAGGTCATCAACGCGGCGAGCGAGCAACGCCTGCTGATCAGCAACTACCCCGACTGCGCGGTGCGCACCGGCGCGGTGCTGCTGCGCCCTTACGAATCGTTTGTGCTGCACCTGACTGGTTGA
- the treP gene encoding PTS system trehalose-specific EIIBC component → MSHDYSMIAREILENLGGCDNLEQAAHCVTRLRLALKDPSLVNSSALNQVDLVKGSFFTGGLFQVVIGPGEVEKVYAALREVTGLAASTIADVKRKGADKTNPMQRLVRVFSDVFMPILPALIIAGLLMGINNLMGAKGMFIEGQTLLEAYPNLDGLWSLINLMANTSFVFLPALVGWSAAKRFGGSEILGIVLGLMLVHPDLLNAWNYGKAVAGLDGQSLPYFDILGWFQVEKVGYQGQILPILMAAYVMSVIEKWLRARVPNAIQLLVVPITTIVVTGVLALAIIGPVTRHLGILITEGVVTLFDLAPMVGGAIFGLLYAPLVITGMHHMFLAVDLQLISTQGGTFIWPMIVMSNLAQGSAALAVFYMSRNARDKSMASTSAISAYFGITEPAMFGVNLRFKFPFYAALLGSALGSIFLSLNKVQASAIGVGGLPGFISIVPSAIPMFVIGMVVAIVVPFVVTCVLSMKIVRPGYRVA, encoded by the coding sequence ATGAGCCACGACTATTCGATGATTGCCCGCGAGATTCTCGAGAACCTCGGGGGATGCGACAACCTTGAGCAAGCTGCCCACTGTGTGACGCGCCTGCGCCTGGCGCTCAAGGACCCGAGCCTGGTCAACAGCAGTGCGTTGAACCAGGTCGACCTGGTCAAGGGGTCGTTCTTTACCGGCGGTTTGTTCCAGGTGGTGATCGGCCCCGGAGAGGTGGAGAAGGTCTACGCCGCCTTGCGCGAAGTCACGGGCCTGGCCGCTTCGACCATTGCCGATGTGAAGCGCAAGGGTGCCGACAAGACCAACCCCATGCAGCGCCTGGTGCGGGTGTTCTCCGATGTGTTCATGCCGATCCTGCCGGCGCTGATCATTGCCGGCCTGCTGATGGGCATCAACAACCTGATGGGCGCCAAGGGCATGTTCATCGAGGGCCAGACGCTGCTGGAGGCGTATCCGAACCTGGATGGCCTGTGGAGCCTGATCAACCTCATGGCCAACACTTCGTTCGTGTTCCTGCCGGCGCTGGTGGGCTGGTCGGCGGCCAAGCGTTTTGGCGGCAGTGAGATTCTCGGCATCGTACTGGGCCTGATGCTGGTTCACCCGGACCTGCTCAATGCCTGGAACTACGGCAAGGCGGTCGCCGGCCTCGACGGCCAGAGCCTGCCTTACTTCGATATTCTCGGCTGGTTCCAGGTCGAGAAAGTGGGCTACCAGGGGCAGATTCTGCCGATTCTGATGGCGGCCTATGTCATGAGCGTGATCGAGAAGTGGCTGCGGGCACGGGTGCCCAACGCCATCCAGCTGCTCGTGGTGCCGATTACCACCATCGTCGTTACCGGCGTGCTTGCGTTGGCCATTATCGGCCCGGTCACCCGGCACCTGGGCATCCTGATTACCGAGGGTGTGGTGACGCTGTTCGACCTGGCACCGATGGTCGGCGGCGCAATATTCGGGCTGCTCTATGCCCCATTGGTCATCACCGGCATGCACCACATGTTCCTCGCCGTGGACCTGCAGTTGATCTCGACCCAGGGCGGCACCTTTATCTGGCCGATGATCGTCATGTCCAACCTGGCCCAGGGCAGCGCCGCGCTGGCTGTGTTCTACATGAGCCGCAATGCGCGGGACAAGAGCATGGCATCGACGTCGGCGATTTCCGCCTACTTCGGTATCACGGAGCCGGCGATGTTCGGTGTGAACCTGCGCTTCAAATTCCCGTTCTATGCCGCGCTGCTGGGCTCGGCGCTGGGCAGCATTTTCCTGTCGCTGAACAAGGTGCAGGCGTCGGCCATCGGCGTGGGCGGCCTGCCTGGATTTATCTCGATCGTGCCAAGTGCCATTCCGATGTTTGTGATCGGCATGGTGGTGGCGATTGTCGTGCCGTTTGTTGTGACCTGTGTGTTGAGCATGAAGATTGTTCGGCCTGGATACAGGGTCGCCTGA
- the treR gene encoding trehalose operon repressor, with translation MSKYNQIYTDLLASITTERLQRGTRLPSETELMDSYQASRGTVRRAIEQLQERGFAQKIHGKGTFVLSPNPIEFQLGGIVSFHETHADLGDDIHTEVVEFTQLPLEGSLQQHIEAEPGTLITRIKRVRRIGGKRVILDINHFVADLIPGLDRSIAEQSIYAFIEQTLQLQISYAQRTIEALPRSKDDQAHLDLDGQSHVIVVSNQTFLQDGRQFEYTESRHTLDKFYFSDIARR, from the coding sequence ATGAGCAAATACAACCAGATCTATACCGATCTGCTTGCCAGCATCACCACCGAACGCCTGCAGCGCGGCACGCGCCTTCCCTCCGAAACCGAACTGATGGACAGCTACCAGGCCAGCCGGGGCACGGTGCGCCGGGCCATCGAGCAGTTGCAGGAACGCGGGTTCGCGCAGAAAATCCACGGCAAAGGCACCTTTGTGTTGTCGCCGAACCCGATCGAGTTTCAGTTGGGTGGCATCGTGAGCTTCCATGAAACCCACGCCGACCTGGGCGATGACATACACACCGAAGTGGTGGAGTTCACCCAATTGCCGCTGGAAGGCTCATTGCAACAGCACATCGAGGCCGAACCCGGCACGCTGATCACGCGCATCAAGCGGGTACGACGCATTGGCGGCAAACGGGTGATCCTTGACATCAACCACTTCGTCGCCGACCTGATCCCCGGCCTGGACCGCTCGATTGCCGAACAGTCGATCTACGCATTCATCGAACAGACATTGCAGCTGCAGATCAGCTACGCCCAACGCACCATCGAAGCCCTGCCGCGCAGCAAGGACGACCAGGCGCACCTGGACCTTGACGGACAAAGCCATGTGATTGTGGTGAGTAACCAGACGTTCCTGCAGGACGGGCGGCAGTTCGAGTACACCGAGTCGCGGCATACGTTGGACAAGTTTTACTTTTCGGATATTGCGCGGCGGTAA
- a CDS encoding type II toxin-antitoxin system HipA family toxin translates to MTSRHDRLYIGAGGVPAGTLGRGEEDRRDSVFSYNEKVAQEHAVSLTMPVRLESYNWKYGIHPLFEMHIPEGHLKDELVRRFSKSVRGFDDFTLLGIVGPHQLGRISVAHDAGGETLPEVKLSQLLVYDGAKDLFEELLKTYAAYSGVSGVQPKVLVRDLDDRVCGIERLTHRGATHLVKAFNEADFSQLAANEFFCMRAAFYCGLDVPEFQLSRHGKFLVVKRFDIGANAYLGFEDMCVLSGWGTARKYDGSYQGCAKLIRSFVTPNRVTRALEDFFLMVALSAGIQNGDAHLKNFGLLYEHCAEDADVWLAPAYDLVTTTVYSSNDIMGLLLGGSKAWPKREMLVKFGRSACGLTQARCNDLLARVHDGMTRAMAELSQYRSAHPEFEAVGEKMTAAWAAGLAKSIAVQ, encoded by the coding sequence ATGACTAGCCGACATGACCGGTTGTATATCGGTGCTGGTGGTGTGCCGGCAGGAACGCTCGGGCGCGGTGAAGAAGACCGGCGTGATTCGGTATTTTCGTATAATGAAAAGGTCGCTCAAGAGCATGCCGTTTCCCTGACCATGCCTGTGCGCCTGGAGAGCTATAACTGGAAGTATGGGATCCACCCGTTGTTCGAGATGCATATCCCTGAGGGGCATCTCAAGGACGAACTGGTGCGAAGGTTCAGCAAGTCGGTACGCGGTTTTGACGACTTCACCCTGCTGGGCATCGTGGGCCCGCACCAACTGGGTCGTATCAGCGTGGCCCATGATGCGGGCGGTGAGACGCTGCCTGAGGTCAAGCTCTCACAACTGTTGGTTTACGACGGGGCGAAGGACCTGTTCGAAGAGCTTCTGAAAACCTACGCGGCCTATTCCGGGGTGTCGGGTGTTCAACCCAAGGTGCTGGTGCGCGACCTTGACGATAGGGTCTGCGGCATTGAGCGTCTCACGCACAGGGGCGCCACGCACCTGGTGAAGGCGTTCAACGAAGCTGACTTTTCACAATTGGCTGCCAATGAGTTTTTCTGCATGCGGGCTGCATTCTATTGCGGCCTGGACGTGCCCGAGTTTCAGCTCAGCCGCCACGGCAAATTTCTGGTGGTGAAACGGTTCGACATCGGTGCGAACGCTTACCTCGGATTTGAGGACATGTGCGTTCTATCGGGGTGGGGAACCGCCAGGAAATACGACGGCAGCTACCAGGGATGCGCGAAGCTGATCAGGTCATTTGTCACGCCCAATCGTGTCACCCGGGCACTGGAGGACTTCTTCCTGATGGTGGCGCTTTCTGCCGGAATCCAGAACGGTGACGCTCACCTGAAAAACTTCGGACTGCTGTATGAGCATTGCGCAGAGGACGCGGACGTCTGGCTCGCCCCGGCTTACGATCTGGTGACCACCACGGTATACAGCAGCAACGACATCATGGGTTTGCTGCTCGGCGGTTCGAAAGCCTGGCCAAAGCGCGAGATGCTGGTCAAGTTCGGACGCAGTGCGTGCGGTTTGACACAGGCCCGTTGCAACGACCTGCTTGCCAGGGTGCACGATGGCATGACCCGCGCGATGGCGGAGCTTTCGCAATACCGAAGCGCTCACCCGGAATTCGAGGCAGTCGGAGAAAAGATGACCGCTGCCTGGGCTGCGGGACTGGCGAAGAGTATTGCGGTGCAGTGA
- a CDS encoding helix-turn-helix domain-containing protein — MDDLGILIKNLRKAAGLSQSQLAQRHGMSRATISGIENNTIPEVGIRKVAAILEGLGYELTAIPRNRRKTLDELKSGGIHD, encoded by the coding sequence ATGGACGATCTAGGAATACTGATTAAGAACCTGCGCAAGGCAGCCGGTCTTTCACAAAGCCAGCTGGCGCAACGGCATGGAATGAGCCGCGCCACGATCTCGGGGATCGAGAACAACACCATCCCGGAAGTGGGGATCCGTAAAGTCGCGGCGATCCTTGAGGGCTTGGGATATGAATTGACCGCCATACCCAGGAATCGCCGCAAGACACTCGATGAGCTGAAATCAGGAGGCATCCATGACTAG